TCAGCCGGTCCCGCAGGTCCTCCCGGTAGAGCAGCAGGAACACGACGAAGACGACCACGATGCCCGTGGTGGCCACCGGCCCCAGCAGCGGCCCGACCACGCGCTGCATCACCGTCAGGATGCCCGGCGTCGGCTCCCGCACCTCCACCGGCATGGGCGGCAGCCCCGCCTGGGGCGTTGCGGCGGGGGAGGAGGGGGCCTCCGGCCGCGGCGCCAGGTTGCGGCCGAGGTCCTGCATCATCTCCGTCACGCGGCCGATCAGGCCGTGGTCGCCCAGCAGCCCGTTCAGCTTCTGCATCACCACGGCCTGGTAGTAGGGCAGCTCGTTCGCCAGATCCGCCAGCTGCCGGCCCAGCAGCACGCCCATGCCGGATATGACGGCCACCGCGAGCAGCACCCCGGACAGCTCGGCGCCCACCCGGGGCACGCCGAACTTGCGGAAGGCCCGCACCACCGGGGCCAGCACGAAGGCCAGCAGCACCGCCAGCGCCAACGGCACCAGCAGCTCCCGGGTGAAGTAGAGCACGGCGACGAGGGCGATCCCGCCGTAGAGGACGCCGGGCCCCGCCTCCGGCGCGCCCGCGGCCGCCACCCCGTTGGACAGGCTGGAGGCGGCGAGGCCGGCGCGGGCCGGTGAGGGGCGGGGGGCGGGCTCGGACATGGTCTCCCTGCGGGAACTGGCCGGGGGGGAACGCGGGCCGTCGCACTTCGTCACAAGGTTGGATCAGCAAGGGGGCGGGCGCTGGCCGGATCGCCCCTGCGCGCCTATCTATCCGCCAGCTTTCCCCTCAGGACGACGGAGCCCGATGCGCGATCCCGAATACACCGGCTACGCCCCCAACCGCGTCCCCGGCCTGACCCCGGAGGAGGTGATCACCGTCACCGCCCGCAACGTGCCCTGCGACGGCGGCGGCGGCACGCTGGGCCATCCGCGGGTGTGGCTGCACATCGAGGGGGAGGAGATCACCTGCCCCTACTGCTCCCGCACCTACCACCTCGCGCCCGGCGCGGGGGATGACGGGCACCACTGAGGGCCCACCGCTGAGGGTTGGCCGGGCTGACGCCCGGCCCCCTTCTCTCCTCACCAGGGCGGCGGCCGGGCACCCGGCGCCGCCGATCCGGGGCATGGCATGGCAGAGCGCGAGAACGCGGACGAGGCGGCGGACAAGGCGCCCGTGTCCGATCCCGTCACGGACGAGGTGAACACGGAGCGTCACCTGATCCTGGTGGACGGCTCCGGCTACATCTTCCGCGCCTTCCACGCCCTGCCGCCGATGACCAACCCGGCCGGCGTCCCGGTGAACGCCGTGTTCGGCTTCACCCAGATGCTGGCGAACTTCCTGTCCAAGCACGCGGGCAGTCACATTGCGGTGGTGTTCGACGCCTCCCGCGCCACCTTCCGCAACGAGATCTACGATGGGTACAAGGCCCAGCGCCCGGAGGCGCCGGAGGAGCTGAAGCCCCAGTTCGGCCTGATCCGGGAGGCGACGGACGCCTTCTGCGTCGCCCGCGTGGAGCTGGACGGCTACGAGGCCGACGACCTGATCGCCGCCTACGCCACAAGGTTCGCGGCCGAGGGCGGGCAGGTGACGATCGTCTCCTCCGACAAGGACCTGATGCAGCTGGTGGGCGGCGGCGTCCGCATGCTGGACCCCATCAAGAACAAGCCCATCCACGCCGCCGAGGTGATGGAGAAGTTCGGCGTGATGCCGGACAAGGTGGTGGAGGTGCAGGCGCTCGCCGGCGATTCCACGGACAACGTGCCGGGCGTGCCGGGCATCGGCATTAAGACGGCCGCCGGACTGATCGACCAGTACGGCGACGTGGAGACGCTGCTTTCCCGGTTGAACGAGATCAAGCAGCCCAAGCGGCGCCAGGCGCTGGAGGAGAACGCGGAGATGGCCCGCATCTCCCGCCGCCTGGTGGAGCTGGACCGCAACGCCCCGCTGCCCTGCCCGGTGGAGGAGCTGGCGACCCGCGCGCCGGAGCCCGGGAAGCTGATGGCCTTCCTGAAGCTGCACGGCTTCCGCAGCGTGCAGCACCGGCTGGGCCTGGACGCGACCGGCGAGGTACCGAAATCCCGCCCCGCCGGCCCGGCGCCCGCCCCCGTCGCCCTTTCCTTGCCGGAGGAAGGCGCGCCCTTCGGCCCCTACCAGACCATCACCACCCTCGACGCCCTGCGCGACTTCGCGGACGCCGCGCGCGCGGCCGGCGTGATGGCGCTGGACACGGAGACGAGCAGCCTCGACGCGCTGAACGCCTCCCTCGTCGGCGTCTGCATGGCGCACGCGCCGGGCGTGGCTGCCTACCTGCCGCTGCGGCACGAGGGTGGGGACATGCTCACCCCCGCGCCGGAGCAGGTGCCCTTCGACCAGGCGATGGCGGTGCTGCGGCCGCTGCTGGCCGACCCTTCCGTGCTGAAGGTGCTGCACAACGCGAAGTACGACCTGGAGGTGCTGGGCCGCGACGTGAACGGCGGCCTGCAGGTCTCGCCCGTCGACGACACCATGCTGATCTCCTACAGCATGGATGCCGGCCGCCACGGGCACGGCATGGACGAGCTGTCGCGCCGCCACCTCTCCCACCAGCCCGTCACCTACGACGAGATCACCGGCACCGGCCGCGGCCGCAAACCCTTCGCGCAGATCCCGCTGGACACCGCCACCGCCTACGCCGCCGAGGACGCGGACGTGACCCTGCGCCTGTGGCGCGCGCTGCGCCCGAAGCTGCGCGAGGAGAAAGCTCTCGCCCTCTACGAGAACGTGGAGCGCCGCATGATCCAGGTGCTGCACGACATGGAGGTGGCGGGCGTGAAGGTGGACGGCCCCGCCCTGAAGCAGACCGGCGCCGAGTTCACAGAGCGCATGGCGGCGCTGGAGAAGGAGATCTACGAGATCGCCGGCGAGCCCTTCGCGGTGGGATCCCCGAAGCAGCTCGGCGACATTCTCTTCGGCAAGCTGGGCATGCAGGGTGGCAAGAAGGGCAAGTCCGGCGCCTACTCCACCGACGCCGCGACGCTGGAAGAGCTGGCCGCCAGCACCGGCCACGCCCTGCCGCGCAAGGTGCTGGACTGGCGCCAGCTCTCGAAGCTGAACTCCACCTATGTGGAGGGCCTCCAGGCCCAGCTCGCGCATGACGGCCGCGTCCACACGGACTTCTCCATGGCCATCACCAGCACCGGCCGCCTGTCCTCCACCGAGCCGAACCTGCAGAACATCCCCATCCGCACTGAGGAGGGCGCCCGCATCCGCCGCGCCTTCGTGGCGGAGGACGGGCACCGGCTGCTCGCCGCCGACTATTCCCAGATCGAGCTGCGGCTGCTGGCGCACGTGGCCCAGGTGCCGTCGCTGCTGGAAGCCTTCTCCACGGGCCAGGATATCCACGCCCGCACGGCGTCGGACATATACAAGATCCCGCTGGACAAGGTGGACCGCGAGGCGCGCCGACGCGCCAAGACGATCAATTTCGGCATCATCTACGGCATGTCCGCCTTCGGCCTCGCCGGCCGCCTCGGCATCGGTGCGGCGGAGGCGCGCGGCATCATCGACGCCTACTTCGCCCAGTACCCGGGCATCCGCGACGCCATGGAGCGCTTCAAGGAGGACGCCCGTACCAACGGCTACGTCCAGACCCCCTTCGGCCGGAAGCTCTGGATCCCCGAGATCGCCTCCAAGAACCAGGGCCTGCGCGGCAACGCGGAGCGCGCGGCGATCAACGCCCCCTTCCAGGGCGGCGCCGCGGAGATCATCAAGCGCGCCATGGTCCGCCTGCCCGCCGCCCTGAAGGCGGAGGGCCTTGCCGCCCGCATGTTGCTGCAGGTTCACGACGAACTGCTCTTCGAGGTGCCCGAGGCCGAGGTGGAAGCCACCACGCCCGTGGTGAAGACGGTGATGGAGGGCGTCGCGACCCTTTCCGTGCCCCTCGCCGTGGAGGTCGGCACGGGCCACTCCTGGGCGGAGGCTCACTGAGGGCGAGGCTACCCCTCGCCCTTCTCCTGCGCCTCGACCCGGATCTGCGGCAGCCGGCCCACCCCGTCCGAGACGCGGGCCACCTCGACATGCACCTCCAGCCCGAGCTTCGCGGCGTCCTCGATGGCCTTGTTCAGGGCATCGGCCGTGGCCCGGACGACCAGGGAGATGGCCTCCGAGGCTTTTCCGCCGCCCGACGCGTCACCGGAGTCCGACATGCGAGTTCAACATTGCAGTTGCGCAGGGGTTTAAGATTAGTCAGTGATGCTGTCGCGATAACACCGGCGGGTTGACAAGGTCTGGCCTCCCCACTTGCTGGCAGTCTGTCCCGGGGAGAGGAAGAAGGAATTCTTCCTCTCCCCGGACCCCTCACCATCATCTTTCTCTCGTAGGTGA
This genomic window from Pararoseomonas sp. SCSIO 73927 contains:
- the polA gene encoding DNA polymerase I; the protein is MNTERHLILVDGSGYIFRAFHALPPMTNPAGVPVNAVFGFTQMLANFLSKHAGSHIAVVFDASRATFRNEIYDGYKAQRPEAPEELKPQFGLIREATDAFCVARVELDGYEADDLIAAYATRFAAEGGQVTIVSSDKDLMQLVGGGVRMLDPIKNKPIHAAEVMEKFGVMPDKVVEVQALAGDSTDNVPGVPGIGIKTAAGLIDQYGDVETLLSRLNEIKQPKRRQALEENAEMARISRRLVELDRNAPLPCPVEELATRAPEPGKLMAFLKLHGFRSVQHRLGLDATGEVPKSRPAGPAPAPVALSLPEEGAPFGPYQTITTLDALRDFADAARAAGVMALDTETSSLDALNASLVGVCMAHAPGVAAYLPLRHEGGDMLTPAPEQVPFDQAMAVLRPLLADPSVLKVLHNAKYDLEVLGRDVNGGLQVSPVDDTMLISYSMDAGRHGHGMDELSRRHLSHQPVTYDEITGTGRGRKPFAQIPLDTATAYAAEDADVTLRLWRALRPKLREEKALALYENVERRMIQVLHDMEVAGVKVDGPALKQTGAEFTERMAALEKEIYEIAGEPFAVGSPKQLGDILFGKLGMQGGKKGKSGAYSTDAATLEELAASTGHALPRKVLDWRQLSKLNSTYVEGLQAQLAHDGRVHTDFSMAITSTGRLSSTEPNLQNIPIRTEEGARIRRAFVAEDGHRLLAADYSQIELRLLAHVAQVPSLLEAFSTGQDIHARTASDIYKIPLDKVDREARRRAKTINFGIIYGMSAFGLAGRLGIGAAEARGIIDAYFAQYPGIRDAMERFKEDARTNGYVQTPFGRKLWIPEIASKNQGLRGNAERAAINAPFQGGAAEIIKRAMVRLPAALKAEGLAARMLLQVHDELLFEVPEAEVEATTPVVKTVMEGVATLSVPLAVEVGTGHSWAEAH
- a CDS encoding zinc-finger domain-containing protein, coding for MRDPEYTGYAPNRVPGLTPEEVITVTARNVPCDGGGGTLGHPRVWLHIEGEEITCPYCSRTYHLAPGAGDDGHH